Proteins found in one Nocardia brasiliensis ATCC 700358 genomic segment:
- a CDS encoding amino acid ABC transporter permease, which translates to MDAATRELIWHNLWPMLQATVNKTIPLTAISFVIGLVIALFVALARMSPVWPLAAAARFYISIIRGTPLLVQLFIVFYALPQFNIVIDPFPAAVIAFSLNVGGYAAEIVRAAILSVAKGQWEASQALGLRYPQMMRLVILPQASRIAVPPLSNTLISLVKDTSLASTILVTELLRVAQLAAAPTFDFFALYGVAAVYYWVICLILGFGQTRLETRLARHVAT; encoded by the coding sequence ATGGATGCCGCCACTCGGGAACTGATCTGGCACAACCTGTGGCCGATGCTGCAGGCCACGGTCAACAAGACGATTCCACTCACCGCGATCAGCTTCGTCATCGGTTTGGTGATCGCGTTGTTCGTGGCGCTGGCCCGGATGTCACCGGTGTGGCCGCTCGCTGCGGCCGCCCGGTTCTACATCTCGATCATCCGGGGCACGCCGCTGCTCGTGCAGCTGTTCATCGTGTTCTACGCCCTGCCGCAGTTCAACATCGTGATCGATCCGTTCCCCGCGGCGGTGATCGCGTTCAGCCTCAACGTCGGTGGGTACGCGGCCGAGATCGTCCGCGCGGCGATCCTCAGCGTGGCGAAGGGGCAGTGGGAGGCCTCGCAGGCGCTCGGCCTGCGCTATCCGCAGATGATGCGGCTGGTCATCCTGCCGCAGGCGTCGCGGATCGCGGTGCCGCCGCTGTCGAACACCTTGATCTCGTTGGTCAAGGACACCTCGCTGGCCTCGACGATCCTGGTCACCGAGCTGTTGCGGGTCGCGCAGCTGGCCGCGGCCCCGACCTTCGACTTCTTCGCGTTGTACGGCGTGGCCGCGGTCTACTACTGGGTGATCTGCCTGATCCTCGGTTTCGGCCAGACCCGCCTGGAGACCCGCCTGGCCCGGCACGTCGCCACCTGA
- a CDS encoding TM2 domain-containing protein: MTDPYQQNPGAGGPQYGPPGTGPDLNKPQDTAGQPQYGQPADAYAQPADPYAQPQYGQPNPYGQQPGGYPPAAYGQPQGYNPNDPEAPFGRDQFGVPFSEKQKLIAGLLQIFLGAFGVGRFYTGYTGIAIAQIAVTWLTCGVGGIWPLVDGILMLVGKVPDSDGRPLRD, from the coding sequence GTGACCGACCCCTACCAGCAGAACCCCGGTGCCGGCGGCCCGCAGTACGGCCCGCCCGGTACGGGTCCGGACCTGAACAAGCCGCAGGACACCGCAGGCCAGCCGCAGTACGGCCAGCCCGCCGATGCTTACGCGCAGCCCGCTGATCCGTACGCGCAGCCGCAGTACGGTCAGCCCAACCCGTACGGCCAGCAGCCGGGCGGCTACCCGCCCGCCGCCTACGGCCAGCCGCAGGGCTACAACCCGAACGATCCGGAAGCCCCGTTCGGTCGCGACCAGTTCGGTGTGCCGTTCTCCGAGAAGCAGAAGCTGATCGCCGGCCTGTTGCAGATCTTCCTCGGCGCGTTCGGCGTCGGCCGTTTCTACACCGGCTACACCGGCATCGCCATCGCCCAGATCGCGGTCACCTGGCTGACCTGTGGTGTCGGCGGCATCTGGCCGCTGGTCGACGGCATCCTGATGCTGGTCGGCAAGGTGCCCGACAGCGACGGTCGCCCCTTGCGCGACTGA
- the trpB gene encoding tryptophan synthase subunit beta yields MTTVSGLPAASEGVAHRSAHEPDTGGHFGVYGGRHVPEALMAVIEEVTATYEKSRLDPDFLNELDRLQRDYTGRPSPVFECTRLAEHAGGARILLKREDLNHTGSHKINNVLGQALLAKRMGKTRVIAETGAGQHGVATATACALLGLDCVIYMGAVDTARQALNVARMRLLGAEVISVTTGSQTLKDAINEALRDWVSNADDTYYCFGTAAGPHPFPMLVRDFQRVIGLEARVQVQESTGQLPDAVVACVGGGSNAIGIFHAFIDDAEVRLVGYEAAGDGVETGRHAATFTGGTPGAFQGAYSYLLQDEDGQTIESHSISAGLDYPGVGPEHAYLKDIGRAEYRPVTDTEAMDALLLLSRTEGIIPAIESAHAVAGALQLGKELGPGSVILVNLSGRGDKDMDTAARWFGLLDEGAEQS; encoded by the coding sequence GTGACGACGGTGAGCGGTCTACCCGCGGCCAGTGAAGGCGTCGCGCACCGCAGTGCGCACGAGCCCGACACCGGCGGCCACTTCGGCGTCTACGGCGGCAGGCATGTGCCCGAGGCGCTGATGGCGGTCATCGAAGAGGTCACCGCGACCTACGAGAAGTCCCGGCTGGACCCGGACTTCCTGAACGAACTCGATCGGTTGCAGCGGGACTACACCGGGCGGCCGTCGCCGGTGTTCGAGTGCACCCGGCTCGCCGAGCACGCGGGCGGCGCCCGCATCCTGCTCAAGCGCGAAGACCTGAACCACACCGGTTCGCACAAGATCAACAACGTGCTCGGTCAGGCGCTGCTCGCCAAGCGGATGGGCAAGACCCGCGTGATCGCGGAGACCGGCGCCGGCCAGCACGGTGTCGCCACCGCCACCGCGTGCGCGCTGCTCGGCCTCGACTGCGTGATCTACATGGGCGCCGTCGACACCGCGCGGCAGGCGCTGAACGTGGCGCGCATGCGCCTGCTCGGCGCCGAGGTGATCTCGGTGACCACCGGTTCGCAGACGCTCAAGGACGCGATCAACGAGGCGCTGCGCGACTGGGTCAGCAACGCCGACGACACCTACTACTGCTTCGGCACGGCAGCGGGCCCGCACCCGTTCCCGATGCTGGTGCGCGACTTCCAACGCGTCATCGGGCTGGAGGCCCGGGTGCAGGTGCAGGAGTCGACCGGGCAGTTGCCGGACGCGGTCGTCGCCTGCGTCGGCGGCGGCTCCAACGCCATCGGCATCTTCCACGCCTTCATCGACGACGCCGAGGTCCGGTTGGTCGGTTACGAGGCGGCCGGTGACGGCGTCGAAACCGGAAGGCACGCAGCCACGTTCACCGGCGGCACGCCGGGCGCGTTCCAGGGCGCGTACTCGTACCTGCTGCAGGACGAGGACGGCCAGACCATCGAGTCGCACTCCATCTCGGCCGGTCTGGACTACCCGGGCGTCGGGCCCGAGCACGCCTACCTCAAGGACATCGGCCGCGCCGAGTACCGCCCGGTCACCGACACCGAGGCGATGGACGCGCTGCTGCTGCTCAGCCGCACCGAGGGCATCATCCCGGCGATCGAGTCCGCGCACGCGGTCGCGGGCGCCCTGCAACTGGGCAAGGAACTCGGGCCCGGCTCGGTCATCCTGGTCAACCTCTCCGGGCGCGGTGACAAGGACATGGACACCGCGGCGCGCTGGTTCGGGCTGTTGGATGAAGGGGCAGAGCAGTCATGA
- a CDS encoding TIGR02234 family membrane protein produces the protein MSEADPSRAATDSNEAAADSSRAAGGPSRAAADSSQAAGDSNPAADVRAASGAPAARRKYPIGPLVLLAFAAAALWGASRLTWVTVTSADGLTEPRTDRLNGGVWFGALTPLALVLLASVAAVLATRGWLRRVLGVLIALVAAAAAVPAFALLTSSGKIAERAATLAELPARAQVDQATTAPLPAVLALLGAVAAFVAGALLTRMPQDTARLSGKYDNPVFRRAAATEQVTQRRDAQAGAEPESGRLSERVLWDALDAGTDPTEDAVTSDRRPEAADKGEAGGRAR, from the coding sequence ATGAGCGAAGCCGATCCGAGCCGAGCCGCCACGGATTCGAACGAGGCCGCGGCCGATTCGAGCCGAGCCGCCGGCGGTCCGAGCCGAGCCGCCGCGGATTCGAGCCAGGCCGCAGGGGATTCGAACCCCGCCGCCGATGTCCGGGCCGCTTCCGGCGCACCCGCCGCGCGACGCAAGTATCCGATCGGTCCGCTGGTCCTGCTGGCTTTCGCCGCCGCGGCGCTGTGGGGCGCCTCGCGGCTGACCTGGGTGACGGTCACCTCCGCGGACGGCCTCACCGAGCCGCGCACCGATCGCCTCAACGGCGGTGTCTGGTTCGGCGCGCTGACGCCGCTGGCGCTGGTGCTGCTCGCGTCCGTCGCGGCGGTGCTGGCCACCCGCGGCTGGTTGCGCCGGGTACTCGGGGTGCTCATCGCGCTGGTCGCCGCGGCCGCCGCGGTGCCCGCCTTCGCGCTGCTCACCAGCTCCGGGAAGATCGCCGAACGGGCCGCGACGCTGGCCGAACTGCCGGCCAGGGCGCAGGTAGACCAGGCCACGACCGCACCGCTGCCCGCGGTGCTCGCCCTGCTCGGCGCGGTGGCGGCGTTCGTGGCGGGCGCGCTGCTCACCCGGATGCCGCAGGACACCGCGCGCCTGTCCGGCAAGTACGACAACCCGGTGTTCCGGCGCGCGGCGGCCACCGAACAGGTCACCCAGCGCCGCGACGCGCAGGCGGGCGCGGAACCTGAGTCCGGCCGGCTGTCCGAGCGGGTGCTGTGGGACGCGCTGGACGCGGGCACCGACCCGACCGAAGACGCCGTGACCTCGGACCGGCGACCAGAAGCGGCGGACAAGGGCGAGGCGGGCGGTCGTGCCCGCTGA
- a CDS encoding amino acid ABC transporter substrate-binding protein, producing the protein MLAIVAATGLTACGSSSDPNVLKVGTEGTYSPFSFQGADGKITGYDVEVIQAIGEKLGKKVEFVQTPWDAIFAGLESKRFDLVANQVTINDERKNKYALSSPYTTSDGVIVTRSDNNGITTLADLKDKTCAQSATSNWGKVAAGAGAKVEAVEGFVQAIQLLKNGRVDATVNDSLAVAEYTKKTGDNGVKIAGKTGETSQQAFAARKGDGVITDVDKALTELRADGTLAKISDKYFGTDVSK; encoded by the coding sequence ATGCTCGCCATCGTCGCCGCCACCGGGCTCACCGCCTGCGGTAGCAGCAGCGATCCGAACGTGTTGAAGGTCGGCACCGAGGGCACGTACTCGCCGTTCAGCTTCCAGGGCGCGGACGGCAAGATCACCGGCTACGACGTCGAGGTGATCCAGGCGATCGGTGAGAAGCTCGGCAAGAAGGTCGAATTCGTGCAGACGCCGTGGGACGCCATCTTCGCGGGCCTCGAGTCCAAGCGGTTCGACCTCGTGGCCAATCAGGTGACGATCAACGACGAGCGCAAGAACAAGTACGCGCTGTCGAGCCCGTACACCACCTCCGACGGCGTGATCGTCACCCGGTCGGACAACAACGGCATAACCACGCTGGCCGACCTGAAGGACAAGACCTGCGCCCAGTCGGCGACCAGTAACTGGGGCAAGGTCGCGGCCGGCGCGGGCGCGAAGGTCGAAGCGGTGGAGGGTTTCGTGCAGGCCATCCAGCTGCTGAAGAACGGCCGGGTCGACGCCACTGTCAACGACTCCCTCGCCGTCGCCGAGTACACCAAGAAGACCGGTGACAACGGCGTGAAGATCGCGGGCAAGACAGGCGAGACCAGCCAGCAGGCGTTCGCCGCCCGTAAGGGTGACGGGGTGATCACCGATGTCGACAAGGCGCTCACCGAGCTGCGCGCCGACGGCACGCTGGCCAAGATCTCGGACAAGTACTTCGGCACCGACGTCAGCAAGTAG
- the lgt gene encoding prolipoprotein diacylglyceryl transferase: MTLRVLAYIPSPPQGVWHIGPFPLRAYALCIILGIIVAIWWGERRWRARGGQPGTILDVAMFAVPFGLVGGRLYHVATDWQKYFGADGDPKAALEIWNGGLGIWGAVLLGGVGAWIGCRVYRIPLPALGDAIAPPILLAQAVGRLGNYFNQELYGRTTELPWGLEIYFRYDDNLKPDAMNGVSNGVVDKVVHPTFLYELLWNVLIVVLLVQLDKRYRIGHGRLFALYVAGYSFGRFFVELMRDDEATKIAGIRINSFTSALVFLAAIAYFVFATKGRETAEQLQPATGQRPWPWQIGALRAAAASGAGAGAVALSKDSADEAAEASTESADEAATGDEPEISDAAGDAAEAEPGATEAASTSTGKADGATTTDATAETSESTATDAASTSTGKAAEETTAADTAAETSGATATDVASKSSGKVGKTTAAGKSDDSAETAPADNSLSKGTSKDATDTGKS, encoded by the coding sequence GTGACCTTACGAGTCCTGGCGTACATTCCCAGCCCCCCGCAGGGCGTGTGGCACATCGGTCCCTTCCCGCTGCGGGCCTACGCGCTGTGCATCATCCTCGGCATCATCGTCGCCATCTGGTGGGGCGAGCGGCGGTGGCGCGCTCGCGGCGGGCAGCCCGGCACCATCCTGGACGTCGCGATGTTCGCGGTGCCGTTCGGTCTGGTCGGCGGCCGGCTGTATCACGTCGCCACCGACTGGCAGAAGTACTTCGGCGCCGACGGCGACCCCAAAGCCGCACTGGAGATCTGGAACGGCGGCCTCGGCATCTGGGGCGCGGTGCTGCTCGGCGGCGTCGGCGCCTGGATCGGCTGCCGGGTGTATCGAATCCCGTTGCCCGCCTTGGGCGACGCGATCGCGCCGCCGATCCTGCTGGCCCAGGCGGTCGGCCGGCTCGGCAACTACTTCAACCAGGAGTTGTACGGCCGCACCACCGAATTGCCGTGGGGCCTGGAGATCTACTTCCGCTACGACGACAACCTGAAGCCGGACGCGATGAACGGCGTCTCCAACGGCGTCGTCGACAAGGTCGTGCATCCGACCTTCCTGTACGAACTGCTCTGGAACGTGCTGATCGTCGTGCTGCTCGTGCAGCTGGACAAGCGCTACCGGATCGGGCACGGCCGGCTCTTCGCGCTCTACGTCGCGGGTTACAGCTTCGGCCGCTTCTTCGTCGAGCTGATGCGCGACGACGAGGCCACCAAGATCGCGGGCATCCGCATCAACTCGTTCACCTCCGCGCTCGTATTCCTCGCCGCCATCGCCTATTTCGTGTTCGCGACCAAGGGCAGGGAGACGGCCGAACAATTGCAGCCCGCGACCGGGCAGCGCCCGTGGCCGTGGCAGATCGGTGCGTTGCGCGCGGCGGCGGCGTCCGGCGCGGGCGCGGGTGCCGTTGCGCTGAGCAAGGATTCGGCCGACGAGGCGGCGGAGGCGTCCACCGAGTCCGCGGACGAAGCTGCTACGGGTGACGAGCCGGAGATCAGCGATGCGGCAGGGGACGCCGCCGAGGCCGAGCCGGGTGCGACCGAAGCTGCTTCGACGTCCACCGGCAAGGCAGACGGGGCGACTACTACGGACGCCACGGCTGAGACGAGCGAGTCGACCGCCACCGACGCTGCTTCGACGTCCACCGGCAAGGCCGCCGAGGAAACAACCGCCGCGGATACCGCGGCTGAGACGAGTGGGGCGACCGCCACCGACGTCGCCTCGAAGTCCAGTGGCAAGGTCGGCAAGACCACCGCCGCGGGCAAATCGGACGACTCCGCCGAAACCGCGCCCGCCGACAACTCTTTGTCGAAGGGCACCTCGAAGGACGCCACGGATACCGGCAAGTCCTGA
- the pyk gene encoding pyruvate kinase, translating into MMRRTKIVCTLGPATATEDRIRELVESGMDVARLNFSHGEHADHAENYKKVRQASDHLGRAVGILADLQGPKIRLGRFIEGKTVWATGEEVRITVDDIDGTHDRVSTTYKELAKDAKAGDRLLVDDGKVGLTVIEVVGNDVVCRVTEGGPVSNNKGVSLPGMDVSVPALSEKDIEDLEFALKLGVDFIALSFVRSPSDVELVHDIMDRVGRRVPVIGKLEKPEAIDNLEAIVLAFDAVMVARGDLGVELPLEQVPIVQKRAIQMARENAKPVIVATQMLESMIENSRPTRAEASDVANAVLDGADAVMLSGETSVGAYPIETVRTMARIVHAVETESTRVPPLTHVPRTKRGVISYAARDIGERLNAKALVAFTQSGDTVRRLARLHTPLPLLAFTPLPEVRSQLALTWGTETFIVPTVDSTDAMIHQVDVALLSMERYQKGDLVVIVAGSPPGTVGSTNLIHVHRIGEEDH; encoded by the coding sequence GTGATGCGACGGACGAAGATTGTGTGCACGCTCGGCCCGGCTACTGCCACCGAGGACCGTATCCGCGAACTCGTCGAGAGCGGCATGGACGTGGCTCGGCTGAATTTCAGTCACGGCGAACACGCGGATCACGCCGAAAACTACAAGAAGGTGCGGCAGGCTTCCGATCACCTCGGCAGAGCGGTCGGCATTCTGGCCGACCTGCAGGGGCCGAAGATCAGGCTGGGCCGCTTCATCGAGGGCAAGACCGTCTGGGCGACGGGCGAAGAGGTCAGGATCACCGTCGACGACATCGACGGCACGCACGACAGGGTCTCCACCACCTACAAGGAACTCGCCAAGGACGCGAAGGCCGGTGACCGCCTGCTCGTCGACGACGGCAAGGTCGGTCTCACCGTGATCGAGGTCGTGGGCAACGACGTGGTCTGCCGGGTGACCGAGGGCGGCCCGGTCTCGAACAACAAGGGCGTCTCGCTGCCCGGTATGGACGTCTCGGTGCCCGCGCTGTCCGAAAAGGACATCGAGGACCTGGAATTCGCGCTGAAGCTCGGGGTCGACTTCATCGCGCTGTCGTTCGTGCGGTCCCCGTCCGACGTCGAGCTGGTGCACGACATCATGGACCGGGTCGGCCGCCGGGTGCCGGTGATCGGCAAACTGGAGAAGCCCGAAGCCATCGACAACCTGGAAGCGATCGTGCTCGCGTTCGACGCGGTCATGGTCGCCCGCGGTGACCTCGGCGTGGAGCTCCCGCTGGAGCAGGTGCCGATCGTGCAGAAGCGGGCCATCCAGATGGCGCGCGAGAACGCGAAGCCGGTCATCGTGGCCACCCAGATGCTGGAGTCGATGATCGAGAACTCGCGCCCCACCCGCGCCGAGGCCTCCGACGTGGCCAACGCGGTGCTCGACGGCGCCGACGCGGTGATGCTCTCCGGCGAGACCTCGGTCGGCGCCTACCCGATCGAGACGGTGCGCACCATGGCGCGCATCGTGCACGCGGTGGAGACCGAGTCGACCCGGGTCCCCCCGTTGACGCACGTGCCGCGCACCAAGCGCGGTGTCATCTCCTACGCCGCCCGCGACATCGGCGAACGGCTCAATGCCAAGGCGCTGGTGGCGTTCACCCAGTCCGGTGACACCGTGCGCCGCCTGGCCCGGCTGCACACCCCGCTGCCGCTGCTGGCGTTCACGCCGCTGCCGGAGGTCCGCAGTCAGCTCGCGCTGACCTGGGGCACGGAAACGTTCATCGTGCCGACGGTGGACAGCACCGACGCTATGATCCACCAGGTCGATGTAGCACTTCTCTCAATGGAGCGATACCAAAAAGGTGATCTGGTGGTAATCGTCGCGGGCTCCCCGCCCGGTACTGTCGGTTCCACTAACCTGATCCACGTACATCGCATCGGCGAGGAGGATCACTAG
- the trpA gene encoding tryptophan synthase subunit alpha, translated as MSQQSRLANTFAAARGEGRAALIGYLPAGYPDLAGSIEVCRTMVESGCDIVEVGVAYSDPVMDGPTIQAAADQALRGGVRVRDVFSVVEAITGAGGQAVVMSYWNPVLKYGVDRFARDLAAAGGAGIITPNLIPDEADDWFVASSTHNLDRIFLVAPSSTEERLVKTLEASRGFVYAASTMGVTGARDVVSSAAPALCARIRAHSDIPIGVGLGVRSGAQAAEIASYADGVIVGSALVSAAGESLDAVRALTAELAEGVRSATVAS; from the coding sequence GTGAGTCAGCAGTCTCGCCTTGCGAACACCTTTGCCGCCGCGCGCGGTGAAGGGCGGGCCGCGCTCATCGGCTACCTGCCGGCGGGTTACCCCGATCTGGCCGGTTCCATCGAGGTCTGCCGCACCATGGTCGAATCCGGTTGCGACATCGTCGAAGTCGGCGTCGCCTACTCCGACCCGGTGATGGACGGCCCGACCATCCAGGCCGCGGCCGATCAGGCGCTGCGCGGCGGGGTGCGGGTGCGCGACGTGTTCTCCGTCGTGGAGGCGATCACCGGGGCCGGCGGTCAGGCGGTCGTCATGAGCTACTGGAATCCGGTGCTGAAGTACGGCGTCGACCGTTTCGCGCGCGATCTCGCCGCGGCGGGCGGGGCCGGAATCATCACGCCCAACCTGATTCCCGACGAGGCCGACGACTGGTTCGTCGCCTCGTCCACGCACAACCTGGACCGCATCTTCCTGGTCGCGCCGTCCTCCACCGAGGAGCGTCTGGTGAAGACTTTGGAGGCGTCGCGCGGGTTCGTCTACGCGGCGTCGACCATGGGTGTCACCGGTGCGCGCGACGTGGTCTCCTCGGCGGCGCCCGCGCTGTGCGCGCGGATCCGGGCACACTCCGATATCCCGATCGGCGTCGGTCTCGGCGTGCGCTCGGGTGCGCAGGCGGCCGAAATCGCCTCCTACGCAGACGGAGTCATCGTCGGCTCGGCCTTGGTGAGTGCCGCGGGCGAGAGCCTGGACGCGGTGCGCGCGCTGACCGCCGAGCTGGCCGAGGGCGTGCGCTCGGCGACCGTCGCGTCGTAG
- the trpC gene encoding indole-3-glycerol phosphate synthase TrpC — protein MTVLDSILDGVRADVAAREALLDFQAIKAAAAAAASPLDARASLLEDGIGVIAEVKRASPSKGELADIPDPASLAKAYEDGGARIISVLTEGRRFHGSLDDLDAVRATVNIPILRKDFVVGPYQIHEARAHGADVILLIVAALEQDVLSSLIDRTESLGMTALVEVHTEEEADRALEAGASVIGVNARNLKTLEVDRDVFARIAPGLPTEVIRIAESGIRGTADLLAYAGAGADAVLVGEGLVTSGDPRAAVSELVTAGTHPSCPKPARRGR, from the coding sequence ATGACGGTACTCGACTCGATTCTCGACGGGGTCCGCGCGGATGTGGCCGCTCGGGAAGCCCTCCTCGATTTTCAGGCGATCAAGGCGGCCGCAGCGGCGGCGGCGAGCCCGCTCGACGCGCGCGCGTCACTCCTCGAAGACGGTATCGGCGTCATCGCCGAGGTGAAGCGGGCCAGCCCCTCCAAGGGCGAACTGGCCGACATCCCGGACCCGGCCAGCCTGGCCAAGGCGTACGAGGACGGCGGCGCGCGGATCATCAGCGTGCTCACCGAGGGTCGCCGCTTCCACGGGTCGCTCGACGACCTCGACGCGGTCCGCGCCACGGTGAACATCCCGATCCTGCGCAAGGACTTCGTCGTCGGCCCGTACCAGATCCACGAGGCCAGGGCGCACGGCGCCGACGTGATCCTGCTGATCGTCGCGGCGCTGGAGCAGGACGTGCTGTCCTCGCTGATCGACCGCACCGAATCGCTCGGCATGACCGCGCTCGTCGAGGTGCACACCGAGGAGGAGGCCGACCGCGCGCTGGAGGCGGGCGCGTCGGTGATCGGAGTGAACGCGCGCAACCTGAAGACGCTCGAGGTCGACCGTGACGTGTTCGCGCGGATCGCGCCCGGCCTGCCCACCGAGGTCATCCGGATCGCGGAGTCCGGCATCCGCGGTACCGCCGATCTGCTGGCCTACGCCGGTGCGGGCGCCGACGCGGTGCTCGTCGGCGAGGGTCTGGTGACCAGCGGTGATCCGCGGGCCGCGGTGTCCGAGCTGGTGACCGCCGGTACCCACCCGTCCTGCCCGAAGCCCGCGCGGCGGGGCCGGTGA
- a CDS encoding anthranilate synthase component I: MHGASTPTTTTREQFHQLAAAHRVVPVTRKVLADSETPLSAYRKLAGDRAGTFLFESAENGRSWSRWSFIGAGSPSALTVVDGEAAWLGNIPVDAPAGGDPLVALRETLQLLRTERLPGLPPLTSGMVGYLGYDAVRRIERLPNLALDDLQLPEMVLLLATDLAAFDHHEGAITLITNAVNWNGTAERVDEAYDEALARLDRMTEALAAPAPSTVSVFDQPDPEYRRKRTTDEFGAGVRRLVKEIEAGEAFQVVLSQRFEMDYDGAPLDLYRMLRASNPSPYMYLLHIPDGDGGTAFSIVGSSPESLVTVKDGVATTHPIAGTRWRGATEEDDILLEKGLLADEKENAEHLMLVDLGRNDLGRVCQPGTVRVTEYRHIERYSHVMHLVSTVSGRLAAGKNALDAVRACFPAGTLSGAPKVRAMELIEELEPTRRGVYGGVVGYLDFAGDADTAIAIRTALLKDGTAYVQAGAGVVADSDPEYEDVEARNKAMAVLRAIASAKTVRAFGAEPEPTNGDTA, translated from the coding sequence ATGCACGGCGCGTCGACTCCCACCACCACGACCCGCGAACAGTTCCATCAGCTGGCCGCGGCCCATCGAGTGGTACCGGTGACCCGAAAGGTGTTGGCGGACTCCGAAACTCCGCTCTCCGCGTACCGCAAGCTGGCCGGCGACCGGGCGGGGACCTTCCTGTTCGAGTCGGCCGAGAACGGGCGATCGTGGTCGCGCTGGTCGTTCATCGGCGCGGGCAGTCCCTCGGCGTTGACCGTGGTGGACGGCGAGGCGGCATGGCTCGGCAACATCCCGGTCGACGCCCCCGCGGGCGGCGATCCGCTGGTGGCGCTGCGCGAGACGCTGCAACTGCTGCGCACCGAGCGGCTGCCCGGCCTGCCGCCGCTGACCAGCGGCATGGTCGGCTACCTCGGCTACGACGCGGTCCGGCGCATCGAACGCCTGCCCAACCTGGCCCTCGACGATCTGCAACTGCCCGAGATGGTGCTGCTGCTGGCCACCGACCTGGCCGCGTTCGACCACCACGAGGGCGCGATCACCCTGATCACCAACGCGGTCAACTGGAACGGCACCGCCGAACGGGTCGACGAGGCCTACGACGAGGCGCTGGCCCGCCTGGACCGGATGACCGAGGCCCTCGCGGCCCCCGCGCCCTCCACGGTCTCGGTGTTCGATCAGCCCGACCCGGAATACCGGCGCAAACGCACCACCGACGAATTCGGTGCCGGTGTGCGTCGCCTGGTCAAGGAGATCGAGGCGGGCGAGGCGTTCCAGGTGGTGCTCTCGCAGCGCTTCGAGATGGACTACGACGGGGCCCCGCTGGACCTGTATCGCATGCTGCGCGCCTCGAACCCGAGCCCGTACATGTACCTGCTGCACATCCCGGACGGCGACGGCGGCACCGCGTTCTCCATCGTCGGCTCCAGCCCCGAATCGCTGGTGACCGTGAAGGATGGCGTGGCGACGACCCATCCGATCGCGGGCACCCGCTGGCGCGGCGCCACCGAAGAAGACGACATCCTGCTGGAGAAGGGCCTGCTCGCCGACGAGAAGGAGAACGCCGAGCACCTGATGCTCGTCGACCTCGGCCGCAACGACCTCGGTCGGGTCTGCCAGCCGGGCACCGTGCGCGTCACCGAGTACCGGCACATCGAGCGCTACAGCCATGTGATGCACCTGGTTTCGACGGTGTCGGGCCGGCTCGCGGCCGGCAAGAACGCGCTCGACGCGGTGCGCGCCTGCTTCCCCGCGGGCACGCTGTCCGGCGCGCCGAAGGTGCGCGCGATGGAGCTCATCGAGGAACTCGAGCCCACCCGGCGCGGCGTCTACGGCGGCGTCGTCGGCTACCTCGACTTCGCCGGCGACGCGGACACCGCGATCGCCATTCGCACCGCGCTGCTGAAGGACGGAACCGCGTACGTGCAAGCGGGCGCGGGGGTGGTCGCCGACTCCGATCCCGAGTACGAGGACGTCGAGGCCCGCAACAAGGCCATGGCGGTGCTGCGCGCGATCGCCTCGGCGAAGACGGTCCGCGCGTTCGGCGCGGAGCCCGAGCCGACGAACGGCGACACCGCATGA